The following is a genomic window from Nitrososphaerota archaeon.
ACCTTCGCCCCTATCTTCTCCCTTACCGCCGTCTCCATGTCCTGAAGAGTCATCATGAACTCCCCGTCCCCCATGACCCCCACGACCTCCCTTTCCGGGAGTGCCATCTTCGCCCCGAGGACGGCCGGGAAGACGAATCCCATGGAACCCATGTTGGTGGCCGCGAGGAAGCTGCGGCTGGACCTGACCTTCAGGCACGCGTACGAGTACACCTGGTGGAGCCCCTGCCCCGCCGCAAGGATGGCATCCCTCGGAAGGGCCCCGTCGAGGGCCGAAAGGAAGCGAGCCGGGTTCGCATATCCTGGCTTGTGACGCCTTTCCGCTTCGCCCAGAACCACACGCCACGCTTCTTTCTCGTCTTCGATCCTGCTCTTCCAGCCGTCTTTCGCCCTCGCTTCGACCACGGCCGCGAGCCTCTTCGCGAACCCTGAGGCATCCGCATCCGAATGCATGGCGTAGGGGATGGGCTTCTTGTCCCAGAGAGGGTCCATGTTCACCGCGTAGACTTCGCCCCTGGGAGCGGTGTTGAAGCCATAGGTCGAGACGTCAGAAAGGCCACATCCGAGGCAAAGGACCATGTCGGCCTGGGCGAGGGCGGCGTCGGCGACCCTGACCCCGCCGAACCCTGTCCTTCCCAGCGACATAGGGTTATCCTCAGGCACCGCTCCCCTACCATTCCCGGTTGACACAGCAGGCATCTCCGTCTTCGACAGTAGGTCTGCGAGCGCCTCCGACCCCCGTGGGGAGTTGATTCCTCCGCCGACCACCACAAGGGGCCTTTCGGCCTTGACCAGGGCTTCGGCGGCGAGCTTCACCTCTTCTTCCCTGGCCGGCTTCTCTTCAGCCGCGGATACCTGGACTACCTGTCTTCCTGCCTCTTGGGACCAGACATCGTCCGGGACTTCGAGGTAGACCGGCCCTGCCGGCGCCGAGGCAGCCAGCGAGAACGCGTCAGCGAAGGCCCTTCCCGCTCCCGTCCCCTTTTCGATCCGCCAGGCTCCCTTGACCAGGCTCTTTGCCATTTCCGTCTGGGGTATCTCCAGCCAGGAGTCCATCCCCGACATCCTCCGCTTCACGGCCCCCGCCACGAGAAGCATGGGGGAGCCGTCCTTCCACGCATTCGCCAGGCCGACCAGGGAGTTCAGGAAACCCGGCCCACCGTGCACCAGCGCGACCCCCGGACTTCCCGTGACCCTCCCTTCTGCGTCAGCCATGCTCACCGCGACCTGCTCGTGTCTGGTGGAGACGTATCTGATTCCGCTCCCAGAGAGCGCGTCCATCAGGTCGAGGACCGAAGTACCGATGAGCCCGTAGGCCCTCTTGACGCCGTACCCTTCGAGCGAGGCGACGAGGAGCTCGGAGACTTTCATGGGTTCACTACGTTCAGAGGCGGCTGGCCGAGGGCTACCCTTACCACGTTCTCCACCGTCGCCTGGATTATCCTGAGCCTCGCATCATTCGTCGCGCCCGCGATGTGCGGAGTAAGGATCACGTTCGCCCCGTCCTTTGCCGCCAAGAGGAGGGGGTTGTCAGGGGAGACGGGCTCTTGAGCGAACACGTCCAACCCCGCGCCTCCGATCCACCCCTGAGTGACCGCCCTGGCCAGAGCGGCCTCGTCGTTGAGCTCACCCCTGGAGACGTTGATGTAGACAGCATAGGACTTCATCAGCCTGAACTCCCTCTCCCCGAACATCGCCTTTGTGCTCTCTGTCAGGGGTACATGTACGCTCACGACGTCGCTCTCGGAAAGCAGGCGGGAAAGCGGGAGGAACGACGCTTCTAGCGTCTTTTCATCGTCGTCGGCGAGCTTCACCAGGTCATTGTAGACGACGTTGGCGCCCAGGAACCTCGCCCTCTGCGCGACCTCCTTCCCTATCCGTCCCATCCCGACGATCCCCCAGGTCTTCCCGTGCACCTCCGCGGAGACGTTCAGGAGCTCTTCCTGGACCCACACTCCCTCGGTTATCCTGCGGTGGGCGTAGCCCATCCGCTTGAGGAGGACCAGCGCGGCTGCCAGGGTGTGTTCTGCAACCGAGATGGCGTTGGCCCCCCCGATATTCGTCACCTGGATTCCCTTCTTCCTGCAGGCCGCCAGGTCGATATGATTGTAGCCGGTGCTGGGCTGCGCAATCAGCCTGACCTTGTCCATCGAGGCCACCTCTCTCTCGGTTATCGGGATTCTGAACGTGTAGTCCCCGATTACCATGTCTGCCTTCGAAAGCTCCTCCATCAGTCTCGGAGAACCGGGGTCGCTCACGGTGACGAACTCTGCGTCGATCTTGTACTTCTCTAGGCTCTCGGCGAAAAAGAGCCTGACGAGCCCTTCTGGCATCGGCGAG
Proteins encoded in this region:
- a CDS encoding 2-hydroxyacid dehydrogenase gives rise to the protein MPEGLVRLFFAESLEKYKIDAEFVTVSDPGSPRLMEELSKADMVIGDYTFRIPITEREVASMDKVRLIAQPSTGYNHIDLAACRKKGIQVTNIGGANAISVAEHTLAAALVLLKRMGYAHRRITEGVWVQEELLNVSAEVHGKTWGIVGMGRIGKEVAQRARFLGANVVYNDLVKLADDDEKTLEASFLPLSRLLSESDVVSVHVPLTESTKAMFGEREFRLMKSYAVYINVSRGELNDEAALARAVTQGWIGGAGLDVFAQEPVSPDNPLLLAAKDGANVILTPHIAGATNDARLRIIQATVENVVRVALGQPPLNVVNP
- a CDS encoding thiamine pyrophosphate-binding protein, which translates into the protein MKVSELLVASLEGYGVKRAYGLIGTSVLDLMDALSGSGIRYVSTRHEQVAVSMADAEGRVTGSPGVALVHGGPGFLNSLVGLANAWKDGSPMLLVAGAVKRRMSGMDSWLEIPQTEMAKSLVKGAWRIEKGTGAGRAFADAFSLAASAPAGPVYLEVPDDVWSQEAGRQVVQVSAAEEKPAREEEVKLAAEALVKAERPLVVVGGGINSPRGSEALADLLSKTEMPAVSTGNGRGAVPEDNPMSLGRTGFGGVRVADAALAQADMVLCLGCGLSDVSTYGFNTAPRGEVYAVNMDPLWDKKPIPYAMHSDADASGFAKRLAAVVEARAKDGWKSRIEDEKEAWRVVLGEAERRHKPGYANPARFLSALDGALPRDAILAAGQGLHQVYSYACLKVRSSRSFLAATNMGSMGFVFPAVLGAKMALPEREVVGVMGDGEFMMTLQDMETAVREKIGAKVVVVNDNSYRVLLMRQKIQKMGRVFGTMHANPDFAKVAETFGARGMVVDSDERAGDAVEFIMEKSDVPLVLELRVDPEDLPPINIQGSLMF